A stretch of DNA from Saccharomycodes ludwigii strain NBRC 1722 chromosome I, whole genome shotgun sequence:
TGATCTACGTTTAGGTCAACAATCATTAGGTGTATCTAACAGGTTTGAAAAGATATTTCACTACGGCCATGTCTTCATGGGGGCAACAGGCTTGGCTACAGATGTAATTACTTTAAGTGAAGTTTTCCGTGAAAAAACTAATCTATATAAACTAAGGGAAGATAGAAACATTGAACCAGAAACAATGTCTCAATTAATTTCAAGCACTCTATATTCTAAACGATTTGGTCCATATTTCAGTACACCAGTAGTTGCAGGCATTAATTCTAAAACTGGTGAACCTTACATTGCTGGGTTTGATGTCATTGGCTGTATTGACGATGCTAAAGATTTTATTGTCAGTGGTACCGCTTCAGATCAGTTATTTGGTATGTGTGAGTCCTTGTACGAACCAGATTTGGAACCAGAAGATTTATTTGAAACTATAAGTCAAGCACTATTAAGTGCCGCTGATCGTGATGCTATATCTGGTTGGGGTGCATGTGTATACGTTAtcaccaaaaataaagtagTGAAAAGATATTTAAGAACACGTCAAGATTGAATTTTTGCTTCTGTAAAGAAttctttgttattaatctaaatattatataaagtgtggtattttttttttgttgaccAGGTATCATACAATTATTCCTATTACTGAAAATCTttatacaatttttaatatctgcAACGCATAAAACGTATGACATGGCACATAGAAACATTTCTAACTTGTCCATCTGTATTTATTTGCGTAATGTGTTCTTTtgtactaaaaaaaaaaaaaaaaagcaaaaaaaaaaaaagcaaaaaaaggaaaaaaaatatggggATAATGATccaaatattatcatataGCCATTAATCTTAACAGTAAATCTTTGTACATGAATATGATGGCTTCGTCACACCTCTTTCGTATAAGGCCATCAATTAGGATGATCTTGTTGTTGTGATTcttgttttcttttggccaattgtttttgtaaaatCTTCTTCAAAATAGCATCTTCTCCAaactcttcttcttcaactTTCTTCCATTTGGCTtcgataatttttttctcttctctacgttttttaatatatgaTTTTGTACCTTCCACTCTGGCTTCGTGTAAACATTTACTTAAagcttctttttcattattacaAAGCCCAAAAGCACGTTTATAAAATTCAGATTGATGGCATTTATCTAATGCTTGGATTAAATCGTAACAGGCTGTAATCAACAATAAATGtttgcttttcttttatctAGTAAAAACAGGGGgggggaaagaaaaaaaaatatcaatataGTTAGTATCTAAAGAGTATTTCTAATTGCCTTATTACTTCGTAAAACTAGGAAACAGCCTAATatcacaaaaaataatatacatacaGGTAAATCTTTCGGATTCTAATTGTGGATGCATTTCtgtataatttaatatagGATTACACTAAATACCTTTCTAATATTCATATATACCTTTAACCGCTCAAGGCTTTTATTTAATGCTGATTATATATAAGCTCggatatattttaaaaagaaaagggaaaaaagaggagttctaaaaagaaaataattaattatatcTTATCTTACCTAACttttaaatacaaaaaaatatatatatgcttttttttaaaaaaaaaaaaaaaaaaaagaaaaagaaaaaaaaaaataataataataataataataaattccGAATAATTATACCATTTACGGACAACAATTAAAATGggccatttttatttttttcttttttttttttttatttcgaaatgattaaagataaatataaatttaattactAATACCTAAAAGACTTGTGTgttaccaataataataaagtattCTGATATTCTTCACTAAATCACTCTAAAGAAACAAACACTGTCTATTCATACATTAATTACCTAATATATTACCATATGACAGCAGTAGAACAAGATAAGGAACTTATAAAACTGCAGAAAGAATTAACAAAAGCTTTGAATAGAAAAGAAGAGCTTTCTAAACAATATAATACACTAAATAAGGATTTTAGTACACTTCTTCGGAAAACAACAAGTTTAATCCAAATCTTCGAAGTGTTGGGAGAAGAAGAGGTAAATAAAATGGTCCAACTCGACGAACAACTAATACCTTCACATATAATTACCAAATTTCCAGCTTTAGAAAAATACAATGAATTAATACAGAAAATTGACGGGGAAAATCCCATTACTGACGCCAAAATTAAAGACTTACCTATcgatatttataaaatgtatgatatatatgaaaaaacacccttattatataaagatgCTTTAacagataaataaatatatacgCCACAATACTccattttccttttttcttttttattgctgttactgttattgttttatatgcagtctttctctctttctatctcttttaattattagCTCCAAaacctttttatttaaaaaattatcgcACAAATACTTTCGTACATGGGGatcaaatttatattttgccATAAgttcaaatattttgaaaaatatttctggTGTCTCGATTTTGTGTCTGTCTAtttcatttaattctttCATGGTGttgtttaataatagaTGATTCCCTAATTGACTAACTAAttgtgttattttatttgtatcaGTACCCGCTAAGTTCTCTCGTCTATATGTTTCAGTAGACTGCAATAAAGAAATCTGTTTAGCTACATCTTCCTCAAATTCAGTGGTTGTGTTCATAGAATTTGGATCTTCCAAAGCATTGGACATTTTGAGTAATTGTTCCAAGTTTAGACTTGGTTCTTCAAAGTGTATTTCTTCATCCGCATCTCCGTATAATTGTTCTATTTTGCCGTCAGCGTTCTTGTTCTCATTGACACTATCCTTATGTGTCTGTGCTGAAAGCTCAGggaattttaaaaacatgcctaaattttttggaaCAGTTATCCCACACGGTGCTCCTTGAACATTAGTAAAACTCTCCCAGCCCAATTCATCTATGATTTCAATCCCCTCATCAGTTTTCGCTATTAGACctaaacaataaaaacacaCGAATTTAACACTTGTCGAAGTACTTAGTACGGACAATCTTGCAATATCCTCTACAATAGAATAAGTGTCCAATAATTTCACGCCTAAAGAAGTAGAGCCAATAAATGCAACACTCCATAACGCAGCTTTC
This window harbors:
- the PUP3 gene encoding proteasome core particle subunit beta 3 (similar to Saccharomyces cerevisiae YER094C | PUP3 | PUtative Proteasome subunit), which encodes MSNDPSSYNGGIVVAMKGKDCVAIACDLRLGQQSLGVSNRFEKIFHYGHVFMGATGLATDVITLSEVFREKTNLYKLREDRNIEPETMSQLISSTLYSKRFGPYFSTPVVAGINSKTGEPYIAGFDVIGCIDDAKDFIVSGTASDQLFGMCESLYEPDLEPEDLFETISQALLSAADRDAISGWGACVYVITKNKVVKRYLRTRQD
- the CMC2 gene encoding Cmc2p (similar to Saccharomyces cerevisiae YBL059C-A | CMC2 | Cx9C Motif-Containing protein), with translation MHPQLESERFTSCYDLIQALDKCHQSEFYKRAFGLCNNEKEALSKCLHEARVEGTKSYIKKRREEKKIIEAKWKKVEEEEFGEDAILKKILQKQLAKRKQESQQQDHPN
- the IES5 gene encoding Ies5p (similar to Saccharomyces cerevisiae YER092W | IES5 | Ino Eighty Subunit), encoding MTAVEQDKELIKLQKELTKALNRKEELSKQYNTLNKDFSTLLRKTTSLIQIFEVLGEEEVNKMVQLDEQLIPSHIITKFPALEKYNELIQKIDGENPITDAKIKDLPIDIYKMYDIYEKTPLLYKDALTDK